In the Candidatus Poribacteria bacterium genome, CGAAGGGGTGGGCGATTATACCCACTCCGCCCTGCCGTCTGACTTCATCAATGAAGGGTTGAGCTTTGAGCGCCATCTTGGCCCTTATCTCGTTTTTGATTCCCAGAGCGAGATAGTGATTTCCGATCCACGGTGAGATCTCCTCATCCACGATAAGGAGCAACCCGTCATGCCATCCCTGCCATCGATCACGCCCTTTTAAGGTCTCATGATCGGTGAGGATGATGAAATCGAGGTTGGCTTTATGAGCCGCCTTTATTATCTTCTCGACCGTTCCTCCGCCGTCGGAGTACCGGGAGTGAATGTGGAGTGCGCCTGAATACTCAAACCACGACATCTAGAACCTCGTCATCTGATGCAATCGATCGAGCCGCCTCTCGATATCCTCCCTTGAGATCGATGAGAGCTTCCTGAGACTGAAATCCTCAACGTTGAAGGAAGCAAGCACCGTTCCATATGCGATCGCCTTACGCCAGCTTCCCTCATCGGTCCGCCCCCTTGAGGCGAGATATCCGATGACACCGCCGGCAAAGGAGTCACCGGCTCCCGTCGGATCCACAACCCTTTCGACGGGATAGGCAGGTATGGCAAAAAAAGTCTCCGATGTCAAGGATATGGCCCCGTGCTCTCCTTTTTTAACGATCACCCTATCGGGACCGAGCTCCAGTAGCTTCTTGGAGGCCGTTATCAGGTTCTCCTCTCCGGCGATCATCTTCGCCTCAGAATCGTTGAGTATGAGCAGATCGACCCGCCTGAGAACCTCCTTAAGCTCATCCAGAGCGGTGTTGATCCACAGGTTCATCGTGTCGCAGGCCACTAATTTCGGGGATCTGACCTGCTCAAGCACCTTCAGTTGAAGATCGGGATTGATGTTAGCCAGAAAGATATATTCGGAGTTACGATAGCTATCAGGCAGTTCGGGATCGAAGTCGGCGTAGACGTTCAGTTCCGTCGATAAAGTCTCGGCCACGTTAAGGTCGTTATACCGCCCCTTCCAGTGGAAGGTTTTGCCCTTCGCCCTGACCAATCCCTCCAAATCCACGCCGTGCGATTTAAGCAGTTCGATATGCTCGGATGAGAAATCCTCGCCGACGATCGCCACAAGTCTGACGGGATGGAAGAAGCTAGCGGCGATTGAGAAGTATGTGGCCGATCCGCCAAGGGCTCTTTCGAGCTTGCCATAAGGGGTCTCGATGGAATCGAGGGCGACCGATCCGACGACCACTATGCTCATTTTCGTTCACCTTTCACGATCCGGGCGATAAGGCGGATGTACTCAGGTGTGGTGCCGCAACAGCCGCCGATCACATCCGCGCCCGCCTCGATCATCTCAGGGACGCTCCTGGCCATCTCCTGGGGCGTCTGAGGGAAAACGGTTCTGCCGTCGATTATCCTGGGCACCCCGGCGTTCGGTTCGACCACAACCAGTTTCGCTCCGGCCTCTTTCATCTGACGGATGAGGGATGGCATCATCGATGCAAGCACATCTCCACAGTTTGCCCCCACGACGTCCGCGCCCGCCTCGATCAGTATTTTAACGGCCTGTTCCGGTGAGGTCCCCATCATCGTTCTAAACCCCTTTTTATCCACGTTATAGCTCATCGAGGCGAAGACGGGTAGATCGCAGACTTTCTTAGCCGCTTTGACGGCGGCGGCTGCTTCGTTCGGATCCATCATCGTCTCTATGAATATCAGATCTACACCGCCCTGAGCTAAAGCTC is a window encoding:
- a CDS encoding bifunctional hydroxymethylpyrimidine kinase/phosphomethylpyrimidine kinase is translated as MSIVVVGSVALDSIETPYGKLERALGGSATYFSIAASFFHPVRLVAIVGEDFSSEHIELLKSHGVDLEGLVRAKGKTFHWKGRYNDLNVAETLSTELNVYADFDPELPDSYRNSEYIFLANINPDLQLKVLEQVRSPKLVACDTMNLWINTALDELKEVLRRVDLLILNDSEAKMIAGEENLITASKKLLELGPDRVIVKKGEHGAISLTSETFFAIPAYPVERVVDPTGAGDSFAGGVIGYLASRGRTDEGSWRKAIAYGTVLASFNVEDFSLRKLSSISREDIERRLDRLHQMTRF
- a CDS encoding homocysteine S-methyltransferase family protein, with protein sequence ALAQGGVDLIFIETMMDPNEAAAAVKAAKKVCDLPVFASMSYNVDKKGFRTMMGTSPEQAVKILIEAGADVVGANCGDVLASMMPSLIRQMKEAGAKLVVVEPNAGVPRIIDGRTVFPQTPQEMARSVPEMIEAGADVIGGCCGTTPEYIRLIARIVKGERK